A single genomic interval of Helianthus annuus cultivar XRQ/B chromosome 13, HanXRQr2.0-SUNRISE, whole genome shotgun sequence harbors:
- the LOC110901124 gene encoding magnetosome-associated protein MamJ-like — translation MDSSGTGRSDTTDPIHIVSDDRESSEREVYTSNTTSTDDDDFHPYALPDDVVEPADGPIAGDLPLVEIPAPIPLAMYPVIDMPLDVVVDDEIDLLDEEPLEDDVEGGALIATDDLLLLADAPAEESPGAHHYSHDSDPNRASSAAPAPAPSFAIDHDIDEDSDPVIPPGFDPDQDIKFIHLDQPMEDPVDPVDPAFADLADFEMEFDDPEPVVAPEPEVAPDPVFEHDPLHADVPVVDPLIADVPIDDHPIVAPLLEDEHAVDAQVDAPRIADIPADPVVVAPFPDPVPLEPDHALFATHVNPHYAYTRNGWIEDDDDFPPFVVPVTPVPAPASAPFDAPLFPTYTADAHRTDLPITFLQEIPPPHPGEGSSRQPFGHAPFLTGGDQFAPQIPHHTVVPPVSPFTVPPFTPASEPFLWTSPPIMPPSDPYHPFHMGYSVEDILRSFMIQQEALTRHIQELERAQRPPCQCPPHPAISHPPRPLSLDSAARFWTQEQQIAFLLRSHRAMEEDWLHMRCLFYSHFPPPPPPSA, via the exons ATGGATTCATCCGGCACAGGAAGGTCGGACACTACTGACCCTATACACATTGTATCAGACGACCGGGAGTCATCAGAGCGAGAGGTGTACACTTCGAACACCACCAGTACAGACGACGACGATTTCCACCCGTATGCACTACCCGATGACGTGgttgagcccgctgatggccccaTCGCTGGGGATTTGCCGCTTgtggagatccctgctcccataccccTTGCCATGTACCCTGTTATCGATATGCCTCTAGACGTAGTCGTTGACGACGAAATCGATTTGCTTGACGAGGAGCCACTGGAGGATGACGTTGAGGGAGGGGCCCTTATAGCTACCGATGATCTCTTGCTTCTCGCAGATGCTcctgctgaggagtcacct GGCGCGCATCACTACTCACATGATTCAGACCCCAATAGGGCGTCATCTGCTGCACCTGCCCCTGCCCCGAGTTTTGCTATTGATCACGACATTGATGAGGATTCCGACCCCGTCATCCCACCTGGTTTCGATCCAGACCAGGACATTAAGTTTATACAcctagatcagcccatggaggacccAGTTGATCCTGTTGACCCTGCGTTTGCTGACCTCGCAGATTTCGAGATGGAGtttgacgacccggagcctgTTGTGGCCCCCGAGCCAGAAGTTGCTCCAGACCCCGTGTTCGAGCATGACCCTCTTCATGCTGATGTACCCGTTGTTGATCCCTTGATTGCTGATGTACCTATCGATGATCACCCTATTGTTGCTCCACTATTGGAGGATGAGCATGCTGTTGATGCTCAGGTTGATGCCCCTCGCATTGCTGATATACCCGCTGATCCTGTTGTTGTTGCTCCTTTTCCTGACCCGGTGCCTCTAGAGCCCGACCATGCACTCTTTGCGACTCATGTCAACCCTCATTATGCGTACACCCGGAATGGGTGGATAGAGGACGATGATGATTTTCCACCTTTTGTGGTACCAGTCACACCTGTTCCAGCACCTGCTTCAGCTCCTTTTGATGCACCCTTGTTTCCCACCTACACTGCTGATGCTCACCGCACAGATCTGCCCATCACATTTCTCCAGGAGATCCCTCCGCCACatcctggagagggctcttctcGTCAGCCTTTCGGCCATGCACCTTTTCTGACTGGAGGAGATCAGTTTGCACCGCAGATCCCTCACCATACTGTTGTTCCCCCTGTTTCACCGTTTACTGTGCCACCTTTTACTCCAGCTAGTGAGCCTTTTCTTTGGACATCACCACCCATCATGCCACCATCGGATCCCTATCATCCTTTTCACATGGGTTATTCTGTAGAGGACATTCTCAGGTCATTTATGATCCAACAGGAGGCACTTACGCGTCACatacaggagctcgagagagcacAGCGACCCCCATGCCAGTGCCCTCCTCACCCTGCGATATCACATCCCCCTCGACCTTTATCTCTAGACTCTGCTGCACGTTTTTGGACTCAGGAGCAGCAGATAGCTTTCTTGTTGCGTTCTCaccgagccatggaggaggattggcttcacatgCGCTGTTTATTCTAttctcattttccccctcctccaccgccatcagcgtaG